One region of Erwinia tracheiphila genomic DNA includes:
- the zipA gene encoding cell division protein ZipA yields MVQDLRLILIVVGAIAIIALLLHGLWTSSKERSSIFRDRPHKRIKPNREESFQEDDDRHQNSPLRVKRALLEDEDAEDDYSDVTVSPAAAKPQQVPTRPRDTQSEIDPLLDAETDQEPETTLIHQQSSPPVHSVPENSMQPAEPQIEVVREKAGPAAESPVAKSERSKETVLVLHVAAHVGGVLNGEALLQGILQAGFQFGEMNIFHRHLSPAGSGPVLFSLANMVKPGSFNPDEMSDFSTPGISIFMMVPSYGDANQNFKLMLQSAQRIADDVGGVVLDDERRMMTPQKLEAYKARIREVTEVNG; encoded by the coding sequence ATGGTGCAGGATTTGCGTCTGATATTGATCGTAGTTGGCGCGATTGCAATAATAGCGCTTCTACTTCACGGCTTGTGGACAAGCAGCAAAGAGCGCTCGTCGATTTTCCGTGATCGCCCGCATAAGCGTATAAAACCCAACAGAGAAGAATCGTTCCAGGAGGACGATGACAGACATCAAAACTCGCCACTCAGGGTTAAGCGTGCGCTGCTGGAAGATGAGGACGCCGAGGATGACTATTCTGACGTGACTGTGTCTCCAGCTGCTGCCAAACCACAGCAGGTACCGACACGACCGCGGGACACGCAGTCCGAGATCGATCCCTTACTGGATGCCGAAACCGATCAGGAGCCTGAAACTACCCTCATTCATCAGCAGTCATCTCCGCCTGTTCACTCTGTGCCTGAAAACAGCATGCAACCTGCAGAACCACAGATTGAAGTTGTGCGGGAAAAAGCGGGCCCGGCAGCGGAAAGCCCTGTTGCAAAGTCTGAACGTTCGAAAGAAACGGTACTGGTACTTCATGTCGCTGCCCACGTCGGCGGCGTGCTGAATGGCGAGGCCTTGCTGCAGGGTATTTTACAGGCTGGATTTCAATTCGGCGAAATGAACATCTTTCATCGCCATTTGAGTCCGGCAGGCAGCGGTCCGGTGTTGTTCAGCCTTGCTAATATGGTTAAGCCCGGTTCATTTAATCCTGATGAAATGTCTGATTTTTCAACTCCCGGTATATCCATTTTTATGATGGTACCTTCATACGGAGATGCTAATCAGAATTTCAAATTGATGTTGCAGTCTGCGCAGCGTATTGCTGACGATGTCGGCGGCGTGGTTTTGGATGATGAACGCCGTATGATGACGCCGCAGAAACTCGAAGCCTATAAAGCGCGTATTCGGGAGGTGACAGAGGTTAACGGTTAA
- the cysK gene encoding cysteine synthase A, which produces MGKIYEDNSLTIGHTPLVRLNRVGNGRILAKVESRNPSFSIKCRIGSNMIWDAEKRGILTPGKELVEPTSGNTGIALAYVAAARGYKLTLTMPETMSVERRKLLKALGANLVLTEGAKGMKGAISKAEEIVASDPDKFVLLQQFSNPANPEIHEKTTGPEIWEDTEGNLDVFIAGVGTGGTLTGVSRFIKNTQGKKELLTVAVEPADSPVITQALAGDEIKPGPHKIQGIGAGFIPSNLDLSLVDRVVTITNEEAISSARRLMQEEGILAGISSGAAVAAALKLQQEASFAEKNIVVILPSSGERYLSTALFADIFTEKELQQ; this is translated from the coding sequence ATGGGTAAGATCTATGAAGATAACTCGTTAACAATCGGTCATACGCCACTGGTTCGACTGAACCGCGTGGGCAATGGCCGCATTCTGGCAAAAGTTGAATCCCGTAATCCGAGCTTCAGTATCAAATGTCGTATTGGATCAAATATGATTTGGGATGCAGAAAAACGAGGCATTCTCACTCCCGGCAAAGAACTGGTGGAACCCACCAGCGGTAATACAGGTATTGCACTGGCGTACGTTGCTGCCGCACGCGGATACAAACTTACCCTGACAATGCCCGAAACGATGAGCGTGGAACGTCGCAAGCTGCTTAAAGCACTGGGCGCAAACCTCGTTTTGACCGAAGGTGCCAAAGGTATGAAAGGCGCAATCAGCAAAGCAGAAGAGATTGTCGCCAGCGATCCTGATAAATTCGTTCTATTACAACAATTTAGTAATCCTGCCAACCCAGAAATTCATGAAAAAACCACGGGGCCGGAAATTTGGGAAGATACAGAGGGTAATCTTGATGTCTTTATCGCTGGAGTGGGGACCGGTGGAACATTAACAGGTGTCAGCAGATTTATTAAAAATACCCAAGGTAAAAAAGAGTTGCTTACTGTGGCCGTGGAGCCAGCCGACTCGCCAGTTATCACACAAGCGCTGGCAGGTGATGAAATCAAACCGGGTCCACATAAAATCCAGGGCATCGGGGCGGGCTTTATTCCCAGTAATTTGGATCTGAGCCTGGTGGATCGTGTGGTGACAATTACCAATGAGGAAGCCATCTCCAGCGCGCGCCGTCTGATGCAGGAGGAAGGCATCCTTGCAGGGATATCTTCAGGGGCTGCCGTGGCGGCGGCGCTGAAACTCCAGCAGGAGGCCTCATTTGCAGAAAAAAATATCGTCGTCATCCTTCCTTCTTCCGGTGAACGCTACCTCAGCACAGCACTTTTTGCCGATATTTTCACTGAGAAAGAGCTACAGCAGTGA
- the ligA gene encoding NAD-dependent DNA ligase LigA, translated as MESVQDKITALQTTLRHYEYQYHVLDAPAVPDAEYDRLMAELRQLEEANPQLIAPDSPTQRVGAAPLSVFEQVTHDVPMLSLDNAFDETSYLAFNRRLQERLKRTDEITFCCELKLDGLAVSLLYENGLLIRAATRGDGTTGENITANVRTIRAVPLRLVGENVPTRIEVRGEVFMPQAGFEVLNDEARKTGNKVFANPRNAAAGSLRQLDPRITARRPLAFLCYGVGLVEEGELPHSHWDRLQQLKMWGLPVSNRIQLCNSPAEVLAYYHNVKQERATLGFDIDGVVIKVDSQDLQKQLGFVARAPRWAVAFKFPAQEQITTVRDVEFQVGRTGAITPVARLEPVQVAGVMVSNATLHNADEINRLGLRIGDRVIVRRAGDVIPQVVGVMESERSLDAKEVVFPSHCPVCGSDIERVEGEVVARCTGGLICGAQRKGALKHFVSRRAMDVDGLGDKIIDQLVEKEYVKTPADLFFLSTGKLTGLDRMGVKSAQNVVNALEKAKKTTLARFLYALGISEVGEATAANLAAHFGSLEKIIDADIDSLIAVQDVGAVVAAHVRNFMGEESNREVIRQLTEEAGVSWPAVTVVNAEEIDSPFAGKTVVLTGSLSVLSRDEAKDRLTALGAKVSGSVSKKTNLVIAGEAAGSKLAKAQELGIDVIDEAEMIRLLGE; from the coding sequence ATGGAATCCGTACAAGACAAAATCACCGCCCTGCAAACCACGCTTCGCCATTATGAATATCAATATCACGTTCTGGATGCACCCGCAGTGCCGGATGCAGAATATGATCGGCTGATGGCTGAACTCCGCCAGCTGGAAGAAGCGAATCCGCAGCTGATCGCGCCGGATTCCCCCACTCAGCGCGTTGGCGCTGCACCACTGAGCGTCTTTGAGCAAGTCACTCATGATGTACCAATGTTATCTCTGGATAATGCTTTTGATGAAACGAGCTACCTTGCGTTTAATAGACGGCTACAGGAAAGATTAAAGCGAACTGATGAAATCACCTTCTGCTGTGAACTAAAGCTGGATGGTCTTGCCGTCAGTCTTCTTTATGAAAATGGATTACTTATTCGTGCTGCAACCCGCGGTGATGGCACCACGGGTGAAAATATAACGGCCAACGTTCGGACTATCCGCGCGGTGCCGTTACGGTTGGTGGGTGAAAACGTGCCGACACGAATTGAGGTGCGTGGCGAGGTTTTTATGCCACAGGCGGGTTTTGAAGTGCTTAATGACGAAGCGCGTAAAACGGGTAATAAAGTTTTCGCCAACCCCCGCAATGCCGCTGCCGGTTCACTGCGCCAACTTGACCCCCGCATTACTGCTCGCCGCCCGCTGGCTTTTTTATGTTATGGGGTTGGGCTGGTTGAAGAGGGGGAATTGCCTCACAGCCACTGGGATCGTCTGCAACAGCTTAAGATGTGGGGGCTACCGGTTAGCAATCGCATTCAGCTGTGCAACAGCCCGGCAGAGGTTCTGGCCTATTATCATAACGTCAAACAGGAACGAGCGACCCTGGGTTTTGATATCGATGGCGTGGTAATCAAAGTTGACTCGCAGGATCTGCAAAAGCAGCTTGGATTTGTGGCAAGGGCACCACGTTGGGCTGTTGCCTTCAAATTTCCCGCACAGGAGCAGATAACTACCGTGCGGGATGTTGAGTTCCAGGTGGGGCGTACGGGCGCTATTACCCCGGTTGCTCGCCTTGAGCCTGTGCAGGTTGCTGGAGTGATGGTCAGTAATGCGACTTTGCATAATGCTGATGAAATCAATCGACTTGGACTTCGCATTGGCGATCGCGTGATCGTCCGGCGGGCTGGCGATGTTATCCCTCAGGTGGTCGGCGTAATGGAATCAGAGCGGTCACTGGATGCAAAAGAGGTTGTTTTTCCATCACATTGTCCGGTTTGCGGCTCAGATATTGAGCGGGTCGAAGGCGAGGTGGTTGCACGTTGTACCGGGGGGCTTATCTGCGGTGCGCAGCGAAAGGGTGCGTTAAAACACTTTGTCTCACGCCGGGCAATGGATGTGGATGGCCTTGGCGATAAAATCATCGACCAACTGGTTGAAAAAGAATATGTCAAAACGCCAGCCGATCTCTTTTTTCTCAGTACTGGCAAACTGACCGGTCTTGACCGCATGGGCGTAAAATCGGCACAGAACGTGGTCAATGCGCTGGAAAAGGCGAAAAAAACAACCTTGGCTCGATTCCTTTATGCGCTTGGTATCAGCGAAGTGGGAGAGGCCACGGCCGCAAATCTTGCTGCACATTTTGGCTCTCTGGAAAAAATTATTGATGCGGATATTGACAGCTTAATTGCCGTTCAGGATGTAGGGGCAGTAGTGGCTGCACATGTTCGCAATTTTATGGGTGAAGAAAGTAACCGTGAAGTGATTCGTCAGTTGACTGAGGAAGCCGGGGTATCCTGGCCCGCAGTAACGGTTGTGAACGCAGAAGAAATTGACAGTCCTTTTGCAGGTAAAACGGTGGTGCTAACCGGTTCGCTGTCAGTGTTGTCTCGCGATGAAGCAAAAGACCGTTTGACCGCACTGGGTGCAAAAGTCAGCGGCAGCGTGTCGAAAAAAACCAATCTGGTGATTGCCGGGGAAGCGGCAGGTTCTAAGCTGGCGAAAGCCCAGGAGCTGGGAATTGATGTTATTGACGAAGCAGAAATGATCCGTTTACTGGGTGAGTAG
- the cysZ gene encoding sulfate transporter CysZ has protein sequence MSNATTVSQTNGIHYFLEGWKLIRLPGIRRFVIIPLMVNFLLMGMAFFWLFMQLGQWLPAMMSHVPGWLGWLSYLLWPITVITILLVFSYFFSTVANWIAAPFCGLLSEQLEAVLTGKPSPNAELTGILRDLPRVLKRELQKLAWYLPRAVMLLLLYFIPGLGQTIVPLLWFFFSAWVLSIQYCDYPFDNHKVSFHQMRNALREHKTDNMQFGTLVSLFTMIPLLNLIIMPIAVCGATAMWVDRYKNNVSAVR, from the coding sequence ATGTCCAATGCCACTACAGTGTCTCAAACTAATGGAATTCACTATTTTCTTGAAGGTTGGAAACTGATACGCCTGCCTGGAATCCGCCGTTTCGTTATCATTCCTTTAATGGTTAATTTTTTACTCATGGGGATGGCGTTTTTTTGGTTGTTTATGCAGTTAGGCCAATGGCTACCCGCAATGATGTCTCATGTTCCCGGCTGGTTGGGATGGTTGAGCTATCTGCTATGGCCGATAACCGTCATAACCATTTTATTGGTTTTCAGTTATTTTTTTTCAACGGTAGCAAACTGGATTGCAGCACCGTTTTGTGGGCTGTTATCTGAACAACTTGAAGCCGTATTGACGGGAAAACCGTCACCCAATGCGGAACTGACTGGCATTCTGAGAGACCTTCCGCGTGTTCTGAAGCGCGAGTTACAAAAACTGGCATGGTACTTACCCCGCGCAGTCATGCTCCTCTTGTTATACTTTATACCGGGATTAGGCCAGACTATCGTTCCCCTGCTATGGTTTTTTTTCAGTGCCTGGGTACTGTCAATTCAATATTGTGATTATCCTTTTGACAATCACAAAGTCAGCTTTCATCAAATGCGCAATGCCCTGCGAGAGCATAAAACTGACAATATGCAATTTGGTACTCTCGTCAGCCTGTTCACCATGATCCCCCTGCTCAACCTGATCATCATGCCGATTGCGGTATGTGGCGCAACGGCAATGTGGGTTGACCGATATAAGAATAATGTAAGCGCAGTTCGCTAG
- the ptsH gene encoding phosphocarrier protein Hpr — translation MFQQEVTITAPNGLHTRPAAQFVKEAKAFTSEITVTSNGKSASAKSLFKLQTLGLTQGTVVTLSAEGEDEQKAVEHLIKLMAELE, via the coding sequence ATGTTCCAGCAAGAAGTTACCATTACCGCACCGAACGGCCTTCATACCCGCCCTGCTGCTCAGTTCGTGAAAGAGGCTAAAGCTTTCACCTCTGAAATCACGGTCACTTCCAATGGCAAATCTGCCAGCGCCAAGAGTTTGTTCAAGTTGCAAACGCTTGGTTTAACCCAGGGCACCGTTGTCACGCTTTCTGCTGAAGGTGAAGACGAACAAAAAGCCGTTGAACACCTGATTAAGCTAATGGCAGAGCTTGAATAA